GTCGCGATCACCGACGTGCTCACCGGCCTGAACGCCGCGGTGTCGATCCTGGGCGCGCTGGTGCGGGCCAGGGCCACGGGCATCGGCGAGCACGTGACGGTGTCGCTGATCAACTCGGCGCTGTCGGGTCTGGCCAGCCTCAGCCAGGGCGCCCTGGTCACCGGCGAGGAACCGCAGCGCTACGGCAACGCCCACGCCACCATCGTGCCCTACCAGGTGTTCCCCACCGGCGACGCCGACATCGTCGTGGCCGCGGGCAACGACTCGCTGTACCGGCGGCTGTGCGCCGTCCTGAACCGGCCCGACCTCGCCGACGACCCGCGCTACGCCACCAACCCGCAGCGGGTCGCCCACCGCGACGGGCTCGTCGCACAGATCTCGGCCGCGCTGCGCGGCCGCACCGCCGAGGAGTGGGTGAAGCTGCTCATGGAGGCGGGCGTCCCGGTCGGCCGGGTGCGCGGGGTGCTGGACGCGGTCCGCGCCGCCGATGCCGCGGGCGACGGCGCCACCGTGGCCGTCGATCATCCGACCGCCGGACCGCTGGAGCTGCTCCGGGCCGGCTTCCGGTCGGCCTCCGCCGGCGGTGCCGAGGAGCCGCCGCTGCCGCCGCCGCTGCTCGGCCAGCACTCCGCGGACGTCCTGGCCGAACTGGGCCTGGCCGAGGCCGACATCGCCCGGCTGGTCGAGCGCGGCGCGGTGCGGCGCGGCGGCGTCCGGTGACGGCCCGGCGCGGCTCCGGCGGCGCCCCCACAGACCCATCGGCATCGAGTGAGACAGGGAAGGAACCCCATGAGTGACCGGCACAAGGCCGCGGCCCCCGACGCGCACGACTTCCTCGCCGTGGACGCCTCGCTGAGCGAGGAGGAGGCGGCCATCCGCGACACCGTCCGCGACTTCGCGGCCAGGGAGCTGCTGCCCAACGTGGCGGACTGGTTCGACGCCGGGACCATCCCCGAGGCCAGGGCGCTGGCCGAGTCCTTCGGCGAGCTCGGTGTGTTCGGCATGCACCTCGAAGGCTACGGCTGCGCCGGGACCAGCGCCGTCGCCTACGGCCTGGCCTGCCGCGAACTGGAGGCGGTGGACTCGGGGCTGCGCAGCTTCGTGTCGGTGCAGGGCTCCCTGGCGATGGCCGCGATCCACAAGTACGGCTCCGAGGAGCAGAAGACCGAGTGGCTGCCCCGGATGGCGGCGGGCAGGGCCGTCGGCTGCTTCGGCCTGACCGAGCCCGACGCCGGCAGCGACCCCGGATCGATGCGCACCAGGGCCCGCCGCGACGGTTCGGACTGGGTGCTGGACGGCGTGAAGATGTGGATCACCAACGGCTCCATCGCCGACGTCGCCGTGGTCTGGGCCGACACGGAGGAGGGCGTCCGCGGTTTCCTGGTGCCCACCGACGCGCCCGGCTTCACCGCCAACACCATCCACAGGAAGCTGTCGCTGCGCGCCTCGATCACCTCCGAGCTCGTGCTGGAGGGCGTGCGGCTGCCGGCCGAGGCGCGCCTGCCGGGCGCCACCGGGCTCGGCGCCCCGCTGTCCTGCCTGAACGAGGCCCGCTACGGGATCGTGTGGGGCGCGGCCGGAGCCGGCCGCGCCTGCTACGAGGCGGCGCTGGACTACGCCTCGACGCGGGTGCAGTTCGGCCGGCCCATCGCCGGTTTCCAGCTCACCCAGCGCAAACTCGCCGACATGGTCGTCGACGTCAACCACGCCAACCTCACGGCGCTGCAGATCGGCCGGCTCAAGGATCGGGGGGCCTGCCACCACAACCACGTGAGCTTCGGTAAGTTCGCCAATGTCGCGGCGGCCCAGCGGGTCGCGCGCACGGCGCGTTCGATCCACGGCGCCAACGGCATCACGCTGGAGTACCCGGTGCTGCGCCACATGGTGAACCTGGAGACCGTCGCGACGTATGAGGGCACCGAGGAGATCCACGCGCTGAGCCTGGGGCAGGCGGTCACCGGCGTCGCCGCGTTCCGATGAGGTCCGGCCGGGGCGGCCCGCGCCGCGGATAACCCCGGCCGAGCCGGGTACCGCAACGCGCGAGGAACTCGGCGCACGCCCCAGAATGGACGGGAGCGCGGACAAGGGAGATGACGATGGCGAACGGGACGAGGCGATTGCAGATGACCAGGCTCAGGCGCACCGCGAACGCCGTCATCGGGGGCTTCCTCAAATACGGGTACGGCCCGCCGGAGATGCACCTGCTGACCACGCGCGGGGCCAAGTCGGGGTTCCTGCGCACCACGCCGGTCAGCCTGGTGGAGAACAGCAGGGGCCGCTTCCTCGTCGCCCCCTACGGCCCGGTCGGCTGGGTGCACAACATCCGCAAGGACGGGTTCGCGACCCTGCGCCGGGGCGGCTGGATCGAGCTGATCAGCGTGCAGGAGGTCTCCTCGGAGCGGGCCGGGCCGGTGCTGCGCGAGTACCTGGACCACCCCAGGGCCGTCGTCGTCGGCCCCCACTTCGACCTCGGCCCCGACTCCTCCGAGGCCGACTACGTCGAGGCGGCGGGAGGCCACCCCGTGTTCGAGATCGTGCGCAGCACCATGATCCGGATTTGACCTTTCCCCGCGGTTTCCGGCGATTGGGCATCCCCGGAGCAGGGGATGCCCTTTTCGCCGGGCTTTTTGGGCTCGGCCCAATAGCATTCGAACCCATCGGCAGCCACGCGAAGCGCGGAAGGAGGTGACACTGTGGACGACATGGCACCCATCGAAATCCGGGGACTGTCCCCGTATGCTCGCGAAAACATCCGCCGCAAAGCGGCGGCCGCGCACATGTCACCAGAGGACTACGTGCGTGCACTCGTCGAGGCGGACGCCCGCATCGAATCTGAGACCGTGTACTTCAGCATGGCCGACGACGAGTATCAGCGCGTCAGTGATGCCGTGCTCGACGAGATCGCCGAGCACCGGAAACAGATCAAGAGTGAGATCACGAACGAGGACATTCTGGCCGCTCTGCACGAAGGGCGGCGCGGGTGATCGTCGTCGATACCTCCGCGATCATCGCGCTGACCATTCATGAGCCGAGAGGCATGGCCGTCGAGGCCCGACTGCGCGGCCGTCGCATGTACGCGCCGCATTTCGTCGACCTAGAGGTGGCCAACGTACTGCGCGGTTTGCTGATGGGCGGCAAGCTCACTCTGCCCCCGGCCGAACAGGCACTGCACGATTTCCTGGCCATGCCGGTCGAACGCCGCGATCTCGGGCCCCTTATCAGCAGGGTCTGGGAGCTCCGACACAACTACTCGGCATACGACGCCGCTTACGTCGCCCTGGCCGAGAACCTTGGAGCCACTCTCCTGACCACCGACGCCAAGCTCGCCCGAGGGACGGGGGCGCGCTGCCCCATCGAGCTGGTCTCCTGAACCGTCCCGCCCTTTTGGCCCGGCCGGATACACCGATCTGCGCCGGGCATCCGACCCCGAACGCCTACATCCAAAGCAGCATCTCCATTTCCGCTGCGTGCAGGAGGCGGCCGCGCCCCTTGGGCCGCGACCATCGGAACGGAGCGGGCACGACGCGTGCCCGACCGGCCGATGATCATGGGGGAGCTCGACGATGGACACCACCGCGCAACGGGTCGCGGACCGGGCGCACGCCGCGCCCGCGGGGCGCCTGCCGCTGCTGGACGTGCTGCGCGGCGCGGCGATCCTGGGGACGCTGGCCACCAACGTGTGGATCTTCGCCGGCCCCGGCGGCGACGCCGGCCCGCTCATCGACACCGGGGCCGCGGCCCCGGCGGCAGCGGAGCTGCTGGAGGCGCCCACGGCGGCGGGCGTCGCCGAGTTCCTCTTCCGGTTCGCCGCCAACGGCAAGTTTCTGGCGCTGCTGACGCTGCTCTTCGGCGTCGGCCTGGCCATCCAGTTCCGCTCCGCGGCCAAGCGGGGTTCGCGCTGGCCCGGCCGGTACAAATGGCGCGCGCTGTTCCTGCTGCTCGAAGGCGCGCTCCACTTCACCCTGGTCTTCGCCTGGGACGTCCTCATGGGCTACGCCGCCACCGCGCTGCTGGTGGCGTGGCTGCTCACCCGCTCCGAACGCGCGCAGCGGATCGTCATGTGGGCGCAGGCCGCGCTGCACGTCGCGTTCATGGCGGCGCTGACGGCGCTGCTGTACGCCCCCGCCGCATCGCCGCCGCAGGACACCGCTCCGCCGCCGGGCACTGCGGACGTGGTGCGGCTCTACGTCGAGGGCGGCTACCTCGACCAGGTGCTGTTCCGGCTGGAGAACTTCGCGGTCCTGCGCATCGAGCCCGTCATCACCTTCCCCCTGCTGGTGTTCCTGTTCCTGCTGGGCGTACGGCTGCTCCGGGCCGGGGCCTTCGACCCGGACGACACCGGACGCCGGCTGCGGGTCCGCATGCTCGCCTGGGGGCTGGGGATCGGCCTCCCGCTGAACCTGGCCACGGCGCTCCTGGGGCCGAACCTCTTCCTGATCGACCGCTACGTCTGCGCCCCCGTCCTGGCGCTGGGCTACATCGGCCTGATCGGCGTGCTGATGGACCGGGTGCGCCGCCCGGGGACCGTCACCGCGGGCCTGTCGGCGCTCGGCCGCACGGCGATGTCGGGCTACGTCCTGCAGAACGCGCTCTGCATGCTCCTGTGCTACGGCATCGGCCTGGGCCTGGCTTCGAGGTTGGCCGGAACCGGCCCCTGGTGGGTGCTCGGCCTGTGGGCCGCGGTGAGCCTGACCCTGCTGGTCGCCGCGCCGCTGTGGCTGCGCCGCTTCCCCCAGGGCCCGCTGGAGGGCCTGCAGAAGTGGGTCCTGACCCGGATCCCGGACCGGTCGCGGCGCTGACCGGCGGCCCGTGTGCGGCCGCGACCGGCCCGGGCCGCACGGGCGAAGGCCCCTGCTCCTCCTCGGCGGGAGGGGCGGGGGCCTTCGCCCGTGTCGTCGTTCGTCGTCGTCCGCTGTCGGTCCCTCAGGCCCCCACGGCCGACTTCAGGGCCGCGGCGCGGTCGGTCTGCTCCCAGGTGAACTCGGGCAGCTCGCGGCCGAAGTGGCCGTAGGCCGCGGTCTTGGAGTAGATCGGGCGCAGCAGGTTCAGGTCGCGGATGATCGCGGCCGGGCGCAGGTCGAAGACCTCCTGGACGGCCTTCTCGATCACGTCCGGGGCGACCTGCTCGGTGCCGAACGTCTCGATGAAGACGCCCACCGGGTGGGCCTTGCCGATCGCGTAGGCGACCTGGACCTCGGCGCGGTCGGCCAGGCCGGCGGCGACGATGTTCTTGGCGACCCAGCGGGTGGCGTAGGCGGCGGAGCGGTCGACCTTGGACGGGTCCTTGCCGGAGAAGGCGCCGCCGCCGTGCCGGGCGTATCCGCCGTAGGTGTCGACGATGATCTTGCGGCCGGTCAGGCCGGCGTCGCCCATCGGGCCGCCGATCTCGAAGCGGCCGGTGGGGTTGACCAGCAGGCGGTAGTCATCGAACTCCAGCCCGTAGCTCGCCACGACGGGGGCGATCACGTGCTCCTTGACGTCGGGGGCGAGGAGCTCGTCGAGGTCGATGTCGGGGGCGTGCTGGCTGGAGACCACCACGGTGTCCAGGCGGACCGGGGTGTTGCCGTCGTACTCCACCGTCACCTGCGTCTTGCCGTCGGGGCGCAGGTAGGGGACGGTGCCGTCGCGGCGGACGTCGGAGAGCCGCTGGGAGAGCGCGTGCGCGAGCTTGATCGGCAGCGGCATGAGCTCGGGCGTCTCGCGGTTGGCGTAGCCGAACATCAGGCCCTGGTCGCCGGCGCCCTGGCGGTCGAGGTCGTCCGTGCCCTTCTCGGCGCGCGTCTCGTAGGCGGTGTCGACGCCCTGGGCGATGTCGGGGGACTGGGCGCCGATGGAGACCGAGACGCCGCAGGAGGCGCCGTCGAAGCCCTTCGCGGAGGAGTCGTAGCCGATCTCCAGGATCTTCTCGCGGATGATGCTGGGAATGTCGACGTAGGTCTCGGTGGTGACCTCTCCGGCGACGTGTACCTGGCCGGTGGTGATCAGGGTCTCGACGGCGACCCGGCTCCCGGGGTCGTCCTTGAGCATCGAGTCGAGGATCGCATCACTGATCTGGTCGGCCATCTTGTCGGGGTGGCCTTCGGTGACCGACTCGGAGGTGAAAAGGCGACGGGACACGTTGAGTGACTCCTTGCAGCGGCTGCTGGCTGACAGTTGTCGGTGCGGAACGGTGCTCGGCGGGAGGCGGGGTCGCTCCCGTCGAAAACCGACCGGCGCGGTTGGTTTCCGGGTCCACTGTAGTGGGACACCCCCTGCCGCTGTGAAGACGCGGTACTCCGGAGGGCCCGCTGCAGCGCCGTTCCGTTGGGCTGCTCGGGACCGTGCGAACGGCTCTCTTCGCTGGACAGGACCCTTGTAGGGTACTGCGGCGCCCCAGCGAGACAATCGCAACCCTACCCATGGGTATCAAGAGGCCAACCGCTCCCCCACCAGATCCCACACGCGGTCGGCGAGGTCCTCCTTCGGGCCGTGCGCGATCTCGGTGGCCGTCCCGTCCGCTCCGAGCACGACGGCCTGGTTGTCGGCGGTGCCGAACGCGCGGCCGCCGCCCACCTGGTTGACGACCAGCAGGTCGCACCCCTTGCGCGCGAGTTTGGCGCGGCCGTGCTCCAGCACGTTGTCGGTCTCGGCCGCGAAGCCCACGATCACCTGGCCGGCGTGCGCGCGCTCCCTGCCGAGCTCCAGCAGGATGTCGGGGTTCTCCGTCAGGGAGATCGGGCCGGGGGCCGCACCGGACTTCTTGATCTTGCTCGCTGCGGCCGCGTCCGGCCGGAAGTCGGCGACCGCAGCGGCCATCACGACGACGTCGGCCCCGGCCCGCCCGGCGAGCACGGCCTCGCGCAGCTCCCGCGCCGAGCCGACCCGCACCACCTTCGCGCCCGCGGGGTCGGGCAGCGCCACGTTGGCCGAGACCAGGGTGACGCTCGCGCCCCGGGCGACGGCGGTCGCGGCCAGCGCGTAGCCCTGCAGGCCCGAGGAGCGGTTGCCGATGAAGCGCACCGGGTCGATGGCCTCGCGGGTGCCGCCGGCTGAGACCACCACGTGCCGGCCGGCCAGGTCGGAGTCGAGCGCCCCCCGCCGCAGGACCCGCCGGCCGACCGCGAACAGCTCCTCCGGCTCCGGCAGCCGCCCGCGCCCGGTGTCGACGCCGGTGAGGCGCCCGACGGCGGGGTCGATCACGATCGCGCCGCGCGAGCGCAGGGTCGCGACGTTGGCCTGCGTGGCCGGGTGCTCCCACATCTCGGTGTGCATCGCCGGGGCGAACACGATCGGGCAGCGCGCGGTGAGCAGCGTGTTGGTGAGCAGGTCGTCGGCCAGCCCGTGGGCGGCCCTGGCCAGCAGGTCGGCGGTCGCGGGGGCGACGAACACCAGGTCGGCGCGCTGGCCGATCCGCACGTGCGGCACCTCGTGCACGCCGTCCCACACCCCGGTGGCCACGGGCCGTCCGGAGAGCGCGGCCCAGGTGGGTTCGCCCACGAACCGCAGCGCGTCGGCGGTGGGCACCACCTTGACGCCGTGCCCCGATTCGGTGAAGCGCCGCAGCAGCTCGCAGACCTTGTAGGCGGCGATTCCCGCGCCGACTCCCAGGACGACCTCAGGCGTGTGTTCAGTGCTCACGGTGGGACTTTAACGAAGCCGCCCCGCCCGGACGCGGGCGGGGCCGGGGCGGGAGCGCCTAGGCGCCCTCGTAGGGCTCCGCGTTCAGCAGGCGCTCCTTGGTCTCGCGCAGGGCGATGGACAGCGCCTTCTCCTGGACCTGGGTCTCCACCAGCGGCCCGACGTACTCCAGCAGGCCCTCGCCCAGCTGGGCGTAGTAGGCGTTGATCTGCCGGGCACGCTTGGCCGCCATGGTGACCAGGCTGTACTTGCTGTCGACGACCTCGAGGAGCTCGTCGATCGGCGGGTTGGTGATGCCTTCGGCGACGGGCTGCGTGCCTGCCACGTTGCGTACCCCTAGACGGTTGGCCGGCCCCGTTGCGGGACCGTGGGATGGTTTTTCGAGGTCTCGACGCCGACCGGCGGGACCGGGGCGTCCGCCGTGCCCGACGGCCGCCGCGCGCCGCGGTGTCCGGCGCCGGCGCACCGGTATCACACCGATGGCGCGAGTATCAACGCTAGCAGCTCGTCGCAGACATCGCGCAACGACGTGTTGACGAGCGTGGTGTCGAACTCCTTCTCGGCGGCGAGTTCGATGCGGGCGGTGTCGAGGCGGCGCTGGACCACATCGGACGATTCGGTGCCGCGCCCGGTGAGCCTGCGCACCAGCTCCTCCCACGAGGGCGGGGCCAGGAACACCAGGTAGGCCTCCGGCATGTTCGAGCGCACCTGCCGGGCGCCCTGCAGCTCGATCTCCAGCAGCACCGGCTCGCCGGCCGCCAGCCGCCGCACGACCGGGCCGCGCGGCGTGCCGTAGCGGTTGCCCGCGAACTCCGCCCATTCCAGGAGCTCGTGCCCGGCCACCAGGCGGTCGAACTCGTCGTCGGAGACGAAGTAGTACTCGACGCCGTCGGTCTCGCCCGGGCGGGGCTTGCGGGTGGTCACCGAGATCGAGAGCCACACCTCGGGGTGCCGACGGCGGATCTCCTTGACGACCGTGCTCTTGCCCACTCCCGAGGGCCCTGACAGCACCGTGAGCCGCTTCGACGGGCTGTTCGGGCTGACGTCGGTTCCGGGCTCAACAGGCACTGATCTCAGACTCTCAACTACCCCGGGCGGGCGGTTCGGCGGCGGTCGTCGCACCGGCGCGGCGCACGCGGTGCGCGGCGCACGTTCTCGGGCCGTGCCGCACGCCCGGGCGCCGGGCCGCGCCGCGGCCGATCGCGCTCGCGAGCGGGTCGGTGCGTGGGTCTTTTATACCACCGTGCCGCGGTGCGACCGGGCGGACCGCGATCGTGAGAACGCTCCCACCCGGGGCCGCACCGCGGCATCGGACACTCGACCGGCGGCCGGGACCTCGGGGATCCCGGCCGCCGGTCACCGGGCGGGGCGTCGGTGCTCACCGGCGACCCGCCCCGGCGTCGACCTGACTACTCGGCGCCGCCGAACTCGCGCTCCAGCGCGGCGCGCTGGTTGGCGCCCAGGCCCCGGACGCGCCGGGACTCGGCGATGTTGAGGCGCTCCATGATCTGCTTGGCGCGGACCTTGCCGACGCCGGGGAGCGACTCGAGCAGAGCGGAGACCTTCATCTTGCCGATGACGTCATCGTTCTGGCCGTCCGCGAGGACCTCGGCCAGCGAGACGCCGCCGTGCTTGAGTCGGTTCTTCACTTCCGCGCGCTCTTTTCTGGCCTTGGCGGCTTTTTCCAGAGCGGCGGCGCGCTGTTCAGGTGTGAGGGGAGGAAGGGCCACGCCGGGTCACCTCGGTTTTCTCTCGTTTGCGGAGGGCGGACGCCTGCGCAAGTTAGTAGGTTCCGACCCTGTTCGGCAACGCAAAGTGGCTTTTCAAGCGCTATTTCATCCAACTAATTACGCTTAGTCATCATGTGATTGCAGACGGCTTCCAAAATCGGGACTTTGGTCCCTGCCACGGACGCGAGCTGGAAGAAAGCCCCAGGACCCGCCGGATCGTGACCTTCACCACGTCGCCGCCCTTCGTCCGCTTTTCGGATGAACCATTTCAATCGCCGCTAAGGTCCTAAATCAGCGTCAGCCCGCGTCGATCAGCGTTCATGGATTTCCCAAACCGCCTCGCGACGGTCCCGGTCTCAGGCCGAGGTCGCCTCCGCCCGCCGCAGCGCGCCGGCGATCGAGGCCGCGGCCGCGCCGGGGTCGGCCGCGCGGGTGATGGGGCGGCCGATCACGAGCAGGTCGGCGCCCGCGGCGAGGGCCTCCTCCGGGGTGGCCACCCGCGCCTGGTCGCCCTTTTCCGCGCCCTGCGGGCGGACACCGGGGGTGATCAGGGTGATGTCGGGGCCGACCTCCGCCCGCAGCGACGCGGCCTCGTGCGGCGAGCACACCAGCGCCCTGGCGCCGGACTCGACGGCGAGCACGGCGAGCCGCCGAGCGGCGTCGGAGGCCGGACCGCGCAGGCCCACCTCCTCCAGCGCGGCGTCCTCCAGGGAGGTCAGCACGGTGACCGCCGCGATCCTGGTGTCGGGGGCCGCCTCGACGGCCGCCCGGATCATGTCCCGCCCGCCGGCGGCGTGCACGGTCAGGATCGAGGGCTTGAGCCGGGCGACGGCGCGCGCGGCGCCCGCCACGGTGGCGGGGATGTCGTGCAGCTTGAGGTCGAGGAAGAGCGCGACCCGGTTGGCGCCGCGCATGGTCGTGATGACCTCGGGGCCGTAGCGCAGGTACAGCTCCAGCCCCACTTTCACCGTGCTGACGTGGGGGGCGACCGACGAGGCCCAGCGGGCTGCGGTCTCGATGTCGGGTGCGTCTATGGCGACGGCGATGGGCGCGGCCACGGTGGTTCTCCTTCGGGTCACGGGTGAGCGAAATGGCACGGGCCGCCGGGGCGGCGCCGTCTTGGGACACGCGGTTCACCGCCGCTGACGCGGCGACCCCGTGCGGTCGTGAGCGCGGGCACAACGGCACACCACTGCCTGCGGTTCCCCGGTTTCGCCGGATCATGCCTGCGACGGGCGGGACGACGCCCGTATTCGGGTGGCCGGGCACGCGGCCACCGATTGACGGATTCCAAGGGGCCCTGAGAAGGCCGTGGAGGCCACAGAAACCCCGGAGGGTCCCCCAAGGTTACCCCCACGGGCGCGGTGCGCCAGGAGCTGTTTGAACGCCGTCCTCCTCATCGTCCCAGCGCAGCGCCCATGGGGCGGTGGGCGGCGCCCACGAGATCGGACACCCGGGCGACGCCGTGCTCCCCCAGCGCCTCCTCGAACTCGCGCAGGATGCGGACGCAGGCCGAGGGATCGTGGAAGATGACCGTGCCCACGGCCACGGCCGAGGCCCCGGCGAGCACGAACTCCAGCGCGTCGGAACCGGTGCGCACGCCGCCCATGCCGATGATGGGGACATCGGGCAGCGCGGCGTGCACCTCGTAGACGCAGGCCACGGCGATGGGGCGGATCGCGGGTCCGGAGACCCCGCCCATGCCGCCGGCCACGGCCGGGCGCATCGTCGCGGTGTCGATGGACATCCCGCGCACCGTGTTGATCATGGACAGGCCGTCGGCGCCGGCCTCCACGCAGGCCCCGGCCAGCCCGACCAGGTCGGGGACGTCCGGCGAGAGCTTGGCGAAGACCGGGATGTCGGAGCGGGCCCCGGAGCGCACCGCGCGCACGGCCTCG
This sequence is a window from Spinactinospora alkalitolerans. Protein-coding genes within it:
- a CDS encoding CaiB/BaiF CoA transferase family protein; its protein translation is MSSTDAKPLTGIRVADLSRVLAGPYATMLLADLGAEVVKVEHPGRGDDTRSWGPPWADEEAAYFLSVNRGKRSLAVDVKDPEALDAVAELCARSDVVVQNFRPGVVERLGLGYADVRRRNPGVVYCSISGFGPEHEPAGRPGFDLIVQAESGLMAATGEPGGAAAKVGVAITDVLTGLNAAVSILGALVRARATGIGEHVTVSLINSALSGLASLSQGALVTGEEPQRYGNAHATIVPYQVFPTGDADIVVAAGNDSLYRRLCAVLNRPDLADDPRYATNPQRVAHRDGLVAQISAALRGRTAEEWVKLLMEAGVPVGRVRGVLDAVRAADAAGDGATVAVDHPTAGPLELLRAGFRSASAGGAEEPPLPPPLLGQHSADVLAELGLAEADIARLVERGAVRRGGVR
- a CDS encoding acyl-CoA dehydrogenase family protein → MSDRHKAAAPDAHDFLAVDASLSEEEAAIRDTVRDFAARELLPNVADWFDAGTIPEARALAESFGELGVFGMHLEGYGCAGTSAVAYGLACRELEAVDSGLRSFVSVQGSLAMAAIHKYGSEEQKTEWLPRMAAGRAVGCFGLTEPDAGSDPGSMRTRARRDGSDWVLDGVKMWITNGSIADVAVVWADTEEGVRGFLVPTDAPGFTANTIHRKLSLRASITSELVLEGVRLPAEARLPGATGLGAPLSCLNEARYGIVWGAAGAGRACYEAALDYASTRVQFGRPIAGFQLTQRKLADMVVDVNHANLTALQIGRLKDRGACHHNHVSFGKFANVAAAQRVARTARSIHGANGITLEYPVLRHMVNLETVATYEGTEEIHALSLGQAVTGVAAFR
- a CDS encoding nitroreductase/quinone reductase family protein; protein product: MANGTRRLQMTRLRRTANAVIGGFLKYGYGPPEMHLLTTRGAKSGFLRTTPVSLVENSRGRFLVAPYGPVGWVHNIRKDGFATLRRGGWIELISVQEVSSERAGPVLREYLDHPRAVVVGPHFDLGPDSSEADYVEAAGGHPVFEIVRSTMIRI
- a CDS encoding type II toxin-antitoxin system VapC family toxin, with protein sequence MIVVDTSAIIALTIHEPRGMAVEARLRGRRMYAPHFVDLEVANVLRGLLMGGKLTLPPAEQALHDFLAMPVERRDLGPLISRVWELRHNYSAYDAAYVALAENLGATLLTTDAKLARGTGARCPIELVS
- a CDS encoding DUF418 domain-containing protein, producing MDTTAQRVADRAHAAPAGRLPLLDVLRGAAILGTLATNVWIFAGPGGDAGPLIDTGAAAPAAAELLEAPTAAGVAEFLFRFAANGKFLALLTLLFGVGLAIQFRSAAKRGSRWPGRYKWRALFLLLEGALHFTLVFAWDVLMGYAATALLVAWLLTRSERAQRIVMWAQAALHVAFMAALTALLYAPAASPPQDTAPPPGTADVVRLYVEGGYLDQVLFRLENFAVLRIEPVITFPLLVFLFLLGVRLLRAGAFDPDDTGRRLRVRMLAWGLGIGLPLNLATALLGPNLFLIDRYVCAPVLALGYIGLIGVLMDRVRRPGTVTAGLSALGRTAMSGYVLQNALCMLLCYGIGLGLASRLAGTGPWWVLGLWAAVSLTLLVAAPLWLRRFPQGPLEGLQKWVLTRIPDRSRR
- the metK gene encoding methionine adenosyltransferase, producing MSRRLFTSESVTEGHPDKMADQISDAILDSMLKDDPGSRVAVETLITTGQVHVAGEVTTETYVDIPSIIREKILEIGYDSSAKGFDGASCGVSVSIGAQSPDIAQGVDTAYETRAEKGTDDLDRQGAGDQGLMFGYANRETPELMPLPIKLAHALSQRLSDVRRDGTVPYLRPDGKTQVTVEYDGNTPVRLDTVVVSSQHAPDIDLDELLAPDVKEHVIAPVVASYGLEFDDYRLLVNPTGRFEIGGPMGDAGLTGRKIIVDTYGGYARHGGGAFSGKDPSKVDRSAAYATRWVAKNIVAAGLADRAEVQVAYAIGKAHPVGVFIETFGTEQVAPDVIEKAVQEVFDLRPAAIIRDLNLLRPIYSKTAAYGHFGRELPEFTWEQTDRAAALKSAVGA
- the coaBC gene encoding bifunctional phosphopantothenoylcysteine decarboxylase/phosphopantothenate--cysteine ligase CoaBC, coding for MSTEHTPEVVLGVGAGIAAYKVCELLRRFTESGHGVKVVPTADALRFVGEPTWAALSGRPVATGVWDGVHEVPHVRIGQRADLVFVAPATADLLARAAHGLADDLLTNTLLTARCPIVFAPAMHTEMWEHPATQANVATLRSRGAIVIDPAVGRLTGVDTGRGRLPEPEELFAVGRRVLRRGALDSDLAGRHVVVSAGGTREAIDPVRFIGNRSSGLQGYALAATAVARGASVTLVSANVALPDPAGAKVVRVGSARELREAVLAGRAGADVVVMAAAVADFRPDAAAASKIKKSGAAPGPISLTENPDILLELGRERAHAGQVIVGFAAETDNVLEHGRAKLARKGCDLLVVNQVGGGRAFGTADNQAVVLGADGTATEIAHGPKEDLADRVWDLVGERLAS
- the rpoZ gene encoding DNA-directed RNA polymerase subunit omega; this translates as MAGTQPVAEGITNPPIDELLEVVDSKYSLVTMAAKRARQINAYYAQLGEGLLEYVGPLVETQVQEKALSIALRETKERLLNAEPYEGA
- the gmk gene encoding guanylate kinase, whose amino-acid sequence is MPVEPGTDVSPNSPSKRLTVLSGPSGVGKSTVVKEIRRRHPEVWLSISVTTRKPRPGETDGVEYYFVSDDEFDRLVAGHELLEWAEFAGNRYGTPRGPVVRRLAAGEPVLLEIELQGARQVRSNMPEAYLVFLAPPSWEELVRRLTGRGTESSDVVQRRLDTARIELAAEKEFDTTLVNTSLRDVCDELLALILAPSV
- the mihF gene encoding integration host factor, actinobacterial type, whose translation is MALPPLTPEQRAAALEKAAKARKERAEVKNRLKHGGVSLAEVLADGQNDDVIGKMKVSALLESLPGVGKVRAKQIMERLNIAESRRVRGLGANQRAALEREFGGAE
- the pyrF gene encoding orotidine-5'-phosphate decarboxylase encodes the protein MAAPIAVAIDAPDIETAARWASSVAPHVSTVKVGLELYLRYGPEVITTMRGANRVALFLDLKLHDIPATVAGAARAVARLKPSILTVHAAGGRDMIRAAVEAAPDTRIAAVTVLTSLEDAALEEVGLRGPASDAARRLAVLAVESGARALVCSPHEAASLRAEVGPDITLITPGVRPQGAEKGDQARVATPEEALAAGADLLVIGRPITRAADPGAAAASIAGALRRAEATSA
- a CDS encoding dihydroorotate dehydrogenase; this encodes MSPDLRVRLGDVELANPIMTAAGCAGAGRELAQFFDVARIGAVVTKSVMLEPRAGWPAPRMAETPSGMLSAIGLQGPGIDVFLQRDLPWLLSRGGRAVVSVAGGGSAEYAELAGRLSEAPGVSVIEVNLSSPNLADRGRHFTDDPAAAAEAVRAVRSGARSDIPVFAKLSPDVPDLVGLAGACVEAGADGLSMINTVRGMSIDTATMRPAVAGGMGGVSGPAIRPIAVACVYEVHAALPDVPIIGMGGVRTGSDALEFVLAGASAVAVGTVIFHDPSACVRILREFEEALGEHGVARVSDLVGAAHRPMGAALGR